In the Acidovorax sp. A79 genome, one interval contains:
- a CDS encoding cation transporter — MSAHCHHHSNDGHDHGAPTSADPRYRRILWVALIVNAAMFLLEIGAGLQSGSASLLADAIDFLGDAANYALSLWVLAMALAWRARAALVKGASMLVFGLVVVGRVAWGAWQGIAPEPLTMGSVGLLALAANLGVAVLLYAYREGDANMRSVWLCTRNDVLGNLAVMGAALGVFGTGTAWPDLAVAAVMAWLAITGGWSVIRQARQELAGGAARPQPQGH; from the coding sequence ATGTCCGCACATTGCCATCACCATTCCAACGACGGCCACGACCACGGTGCCCCCACCAGCGCGGACCCGCGCTACCGCCGCATCCTCTGGGTGGCGCTCATCGTCAATGCCGCGATGTTCCTGCTCGAAATCGGAGCGGGCCTGCAGTCCGGTTCGGCATCGCTGCTGGCCGACGCCATCGACTTCCTGGGCGATGCGGCCAACTACGCACTCTCGCTGTGGGTGCTGGCCATGGCCCTGGCATGGCGCGCACGCGCTGCGCTGGTCAAGGGGGCCAGCATGCTGGTGTTCGGCCTCGTGGTGGTGGGACGCGTGGCCTGGGGCGCCTGGCAGGGAATTGCGCCCGAACCCCTGACGATGGGCAGCGTGGGCTTGCTGGCCCTGGCCGCGAACCTGGGCGTGGCGGTGCTGCTGTACGCCTACCGCGAAGGCGATGCCAACATGCGCAGCGTGTGGCTGTGCACGCGCAATGACGTGCTGGGCAACCTCGCGGTGATGGGCGCGGCGCTGGGGGTGTTCGGCACGGGCACGGCCTGGCCGGACCTGGCGGTGGCTGCCGTCATGGCATGGCTGGCCATCACCGGGGGCTGGAGCGTGATCCGCCAGGCACGCCAGGAACTGGCGGGTGGTGCGGCCCGCCCGCAGCCGCAAGGGCACTGA
- a CDS encoding Cd(II)/Pb(II)-responsive transcriptional regulator: MAQPVAQTPQYRIGEAARQSGVSAANIRYYEKEGLLAPGVREDNSYRLYNADDVHRLRFIRLCRAMDMSLDEVRTLLALDWTRKQDCDAARDTLDEHLQHVRGRLAELLTLEADLLALRNRCDGSDTHCHIIEALHARADEQSAVAASAGVGKRHV, from the coding sequence ATGGCACAGCCGGTTGCACAAACTCCCCAGTACCGCATCGGCGAGGCAGCCCGGCAATCGGGCGTGTCCGCCGCGAACATCCGCTACTACGAAAAGGAAGGGCTGCTCGCGCCCGGTGTCCGGGAGGACAACAGCTATCGCCTGTACAACGCGGACGATGTGCACCGCCTGCGCTTCATCCGCCTGTGCCGCGCGATGGACATGTCGCTGGACGAGGTGCGCACCCTGCTGGCGCTGGACTGGACCCGCAAGCAGGACTGCGACGCCGCGCGCGACACGCTGGATGAGCACCTTCAGCATGTGCGTGGCCGCCTGGCGGAACTGCTCACGCTGGAGGCCGACCTGCTCGCGCTGCGCAACCGCTGCGACGGGTCGGACACGCACTGCCACATCATCGAGGCCCTGCATGCGCGCGCCGATGAGCAGTCTGCCGTGGCTGCCTCGGCCGGCGTGGGAAAGCGCCATGTGTAG
- a CDS encoding ABC transporter permease, translating into MISRLPGLSLPERVWNTARRWAVAWWRILYLGAVVLVLVLSPSSYGKGTRRALARHLYLDTAPVLLGFTVLAALISLVLTRIVVVTALSYGLSRYALEMVIRVLVLELIPLTAALFVAMRCTIPNGTQITRLRQNGRFDALRAQGSDPVRIELLPRVIAGVFACITLAALSCVVALVLAYLGVYGFNLAGAPSYTRMFGQVFTPSVTMVFVLKTVFFSLAVALIPMAAGLYDTGDRTQPDSELGGLARMFAVLLLIEVASLMGNYY; encoded by the coding sequence ATGATTTCGCGCTTGCCCGGCCTCTCCCTGCCCGAACGCGTGTGGAATACCGCGCGGCGCTGGGCGGTCGCGTGGTGGCGCATCCTGTACCTGGGCGCCGTCGTGCTCGTGCTGGTGCTGTCTCCGTCCAGTTACGGCAAGGGCACGCGCAGGGCGCTGGCGCGCCATCTGTACCTCGATACGGCACCCGTGCTGCTGGGGTTCACGGTGCTGGCGGCGCTGATCAGCCTGGTGCTGACGCGCATCGTCGTGGTCACGGCGCTCAGCTATGGCCTTTCGCGCTATGCGCTGGAGATGGTGATCCGCGTGCTGGTGCTCGAGCTGATCCCGCTCACGGCCGCGCTGTTCGTGGCGATGCGCTGCACCATTCCCAACGGCACGCAGATCACCCGCCTGCGGCAGAACGGCCGGTTCGACGCGCTGCGCGCCCAGGGCTCGGACCCGGTGCGCATCGAGCTTCTGCCGCGGGTGATCGCGGGCGTATTCGCGTGCATCACGCTCGCCGCGCTCAGCTGCGTGGTGGCACTGGTGCTGGCCTATCTGGGGGTGTATGGTTTCAACTTGGCGGGGGCGCCCAGCTACACGCGCATGTTCGGCCAGGTGTTCACGCCCAGCGTGACGATGGTGTTCGTGCTCAAGACGGTGTTCTTCAGCCTGGCCGTGGCGCTCATTCCCATGGCTGCGGGCCTGTACGACACTGGCGACCGCACCCAGCCCGATTCGGAGCTGGGGGGCCTGGCCCGCATGTTCGCCGTCCTGCTGCTGATCGAGGTCGCCTCGCTCATGGGCAACTACTACTGA
- a CDS encoding MlaD family protein, whose amino-acid sequence MNDENPHHRPTPPPGPAPAPAAADVPPVETLRPVAYLELKAAALLLFTLALIVGSGLYLLYARGAFEPTQTLVLTADDSEGVVVGMDMTFSGFPIGRVRRIELAETGNARIIVDVPRKDAHWLRESSVFTLVRGIVGGTNIRAYTGMLNDKLLPDGSVRPVLRGDATAEIPQLMASARELLSNLNALTAQDAALGGSLANVRALTDRINGPGGVLGVLMGNEADAKKIVATLERTNALLARLDGMAARADKQVFGADGSKDALVPEVRATVAQLGGLLADTRASLQKVDAVLVEAQAIGANAREATTDLGALRAEVESNLRKVESLVNEINRKWPFARDTELKLP is encoded by the coding sequence ATGAACGACGAGAACCCCCACCACCGCCCCACACCGCCCCCCGGGCCAGCGCCAGCGCCTGCGGCCGCCGACGTGCCGCCGGTGGAAACCTTGCGCCCGGTAGCCTACCTGGAGCTCAAGGCGGCGGCGCTGCTGCTGTTCACGCTGGCGCTCATCGTGGGATCGGGCCTGTACCTGCTGTACGCGCGCGGTGCGTTCGAGCCCACGCAGACCCTGGTGCTGACCGCCGACGACTCCGAAGGCGTGGTGGTGGGCATGGACATGACCTTCTCCGGTTTCCCCATTGGCCGCGTGCGCCGCATCGAACTGGCCGAAACCGGCAACGCCCGCATCATCGTGGACGTGCCGCGCAAGGACGCCCACTGGCTGCGCGAATCCAGCGTGTTCACACTGGTGCGGGGCATCGTGGGGGGCACCAACATCCGCGCCTACACGGGCATGCTGAACGACAAGCTCCTGCCCGACGGCTCCGTGCGCCCCGTACTGCGCGGTGATGCCACCGCCGAGATCCCGCAGCTCATGGCCTCGGCCCGCGAACTGCTGTCCAACCTCAATGCCCTCACCGCGCAGGACGCGGCCCTGGGCGGCAGCCTGGCCAACGTGCGGGCGCTGACCGACCGCATCAACGGCCCGGGGGGCGTGCTGGGCGTGCTGATGGGCAACGAGGCCGACGCGAAGAAGATCGTGGCCACGCTGGAACGCACCAACGCACTGCTCGCGCGCCTGGATGGCATGGCGGCACGTGCCGACAAACAGGTGTTTGGGGCCGATGGCAGCAAGGACGCGCTGGTCCCCGAAGTGCGGGCCACGGTGGCCCAGCTGGGGGGCCTGCTGGCCGACACCCGCGCGAGCCTGCAGAAGGTGGACGCGGTGCTGGTGGAGGCGCAGGCCATCGGTGCCAATGCGCGGGAAGCCACGACCGACCTGGGCGCATTGCGCGCCGAGGTGGAAAGCAACCTGCGCAAGGTGGAGAGCCTGGTCAATGAGATCAACCGCAAATGGCCTTTCGCGCGGGACACGGAGCTCAAGCTGCCATGA
- a CDS encoding low affinity iron permease family protein, whose product MKEPLLQQGEGTDAMGAMPSTSSPSYATRTSVQAAFDHFASHVTRWAGSPGMFCAALLMVLAWAVTGPIFHFSENWQLVINTGTTIVTFLMVFVIQQSQNKDSVALHLKLNELLAANRHASNRMIGIEDLDEQDLREVASFYVRLAERARQAGRDKCAHSIDEEGMSASAMDAHRPAHARQAVAVLGAGCSGREGAL is encoded by the coding sequence ATGAAAGAGCCACTACTGCAGCAGGGCGAGGGCACGGATGCGATGGGTGCCATGCCTTCGACCAGCAGCCCGTCTTACGCCACCCGTACCTCCGTGCAGGCGGCCTTTGACCATTTCGCATCGCATGTCACGCGGTGGGCCGGATCTCCCGGCATGTTCTGCGCCGCGCTCCTCATGGTGCTGGCCTGGGCCGTCACCGGTCCGATCTTCCACTTTTCAGAGAACTGGCAACTGGTCATCAACACGGGAACCACCATCGTGACGTTCCTGATGGTGTTTGTCATCCAGCAAAGCCAGAACAAGGACAGCGTGGCCCTTCACCTCAAGCTCAATGAGCTGCTGGCGGCCAATCGGCATGCGAGCAACCGCATGATCGGCATCGAGGACCTGGACGAACAGGACCTGCGAGAGGTCGCGAGCTTCTATGTGCGCTTGGCCGAACGGGCCAGACAGGCCGGCAGGGACAAGTGCGCGCACTCCATTGACGAAGAAGGCATGTCCGCTTCGGCCATGGACGCGCATCGCCCCGCCCATGCGCGCCAGGCCGTTGCGGTTCTCGGCGCAGGCTGCAGTGGGCGGGAAGGGGCTTTGTGA